The following are encoded together in the Macrobrachium nipponense isolate FS-2020 chromosome 14, ASM1510439v2, whole genome shotgun sequence genome:
- the LOC135226026 gene encoding uncharacterized protein LOC135226026, whose translation MATAKKVKLDVRSFQSSWTNDFGFIQQNDRAVCALCCENVVCRTSSVKRHFETKHEKTFKDSADKAEAIKKAVSRYGKQSNVFKNLSASKSNETEASYKLALYC comes from the coding sequence ATGGCTACTGCAAAAAAAGTCAAGCTTGATGTCCGATCATTTCAGTCGTCATGGACAAATGACTTTGGATTTATTCAGCAGAATGACCGTGCTGTGTGTGCTCTCTGCTGCGAGAATGTCGTATGCCGCACATCAAGTGTTAAAAGACATTTCGAAACAAAGCACGAAAAGACTTTCAAGGATAGTGCTGACAAAGCTGAGGCGATCAAGAAAGCAGTATCCCGCTATGGAAAACAGAGTAATGTGTTTAAAAACTTGAGTGCTAGCAAAAGTAATGAAACTGAGGCCAGTTACAAACTAGCTCTGTATTGCTAA